In Phoenix dactylifera cultivar Barhee BC4 unplaced genomic scaffold, palm_55x_up_171113_PBpolish2nd_filt_p 000057F, whole genome shotgun sequence, the following are encoded in one genomic region:
- the LOC113461820 gene encoding condensin-2 complex subunit H2-like, translating to MFKVSGMVPKSIGPDVSSTSLGSLKSCFILHLDALLASIAETEKQTELATRVSTWKERIEHTSEEQDTHPPFDIHLYGERILDKLSFKVDSGGSMSSMDVVMGQPKHDVARTFSALLQLVNNGNVDLQRAPASDEFVHLREVPSPCQKRRYGQLFDKEES from the exons ATGTTTAAGGTTTCAGGGATGGTTCCCAAGAGTATCGGACCAGATGTCAGTTCTACTTCACTTGGCTCCCTCAAGTCCTGTTTTATATTGCATCTT GATGCCCTTCTTGCTAGCATAGCTGAAACAGAGAAGCAAACAGAGTTGGCCACACGAGTTTCAACATGGAAAGAACGGATTGAACACACCTCGGAAGAGCAA GATACACACCCTCCTTTTGACATTCACTTATATGGCGAGAGAATCTTGGACAAGCTTTCCTTCAAAGTAGACAGTGGAGGAAGCATGTCCTCTATGGATGTTGTGATGGGCCAACCCAAGCATGATGTTGCAAGGACATTTTCTGCACTTCTGCAGCTG GTAAACAATGGGAATGTTGATCTACAAAGAGCTCCAGCAAGTGATGAGTTTGTCCATCTACGTGAAGTTCCTTCGCCATGCCAGAAGAGAAGATATGGGCAACTGTTCGACAAGGAAGAGAGTTAA
- the LOC108510881 gene encoding putative disease resistance protein RGA1, with product MEALRSVGGSIASAVLNNLAGLVISDVIQQFGRHSGLQDDLMRLQATLARTRFILGIAEKKRTKDDNLAQILQVLKDAAYDAEDLLDKFKYQVLQQKAESQENQRGTFLFPSLTLARNVFNRDGDAVSKVREVMGRLDSIADDMEKVIRLLDLDDEGKKYHRSARRETSSFFAEPKVFGREKEKEKVIKLLLNSPDATESGDDPIRVCSKRQKKDSISIVPVVGIGGIGKTTLAQHIYNDPKLNDYFDLKIWVCVFDNFDVKRLTKEIIESVTQERLSDHQNLNCLQEILKEKIMSKRFLLVLDDIWNDDRNEWDRLCAPLRSGLQGSKILVTTRSQKVAKMMGTMEAVFLEGLPNDAYWEFFSRLAFGSQNPKEHLELEAIGRKIADRLKGSPLAAKTLGGLLNLDLDERHWRTIMNSEIWELKQCEDGIMPVLQLSYQYLPGYLKQCVAYCSIFPKGYFYRKDELVQVWMAQGFIVPQGNVRIEEVGSEYFDDLLGRSFFQHKWNDAYGIHDLIHDLVQSVSVGEYLRIEDGKWQKIPSRLRHLSINTLNLELSNFANCKNLRTLVFKNLYDTNFWSVLDCLFTASTKIRVLKFRNCRIKELPESIGNLKHLRYLDISFTRIRRLPESLCNLYNLQVLNIFGCPIENFPTRMANLVKLRQLKIDEETKCELADIRKLTSLQELSVFEVVKQRGHKIEELKDMIQLRGRICIKNLESIESEEEASQAKLNNKQYLDELALIWNIDRGTSLGNADEVLEGLKPHSNLRRLEIRNYGGVRFPSWLEPQSLKYLKAICLENIQSCGQLPSLGQLPSLEILRIKNMHAVKQVGHEFYGSPEVQGFLLLKELEILDMLAWEEWFSAEGIQVFPRLLKLHIRNCPKLRGLPCHPPSLIELVLNNVGINMLPESWDGDHGLTNESSLTQHSRSSSRTSSISRMDIWHCPNLVNLEQWLLSHHLPAIRDLSIIDCQKVVRLPMERFKDFLSLIFLEIRECPLLPSPVQLILPSSLQCLLLDSCGHLDESLPGCLHNLTSLTMLQLICCPHITSLPEEVLGHMIALTSLNIRDCGELRSLGDLRALRSLDFLSIGRCPRLTVLANEEEHGEGSARLRFLCIDDTALVKVLFSTITPASLESLQVRDSTELILFAGEEQLWLQGLKSLRWLRLVNCNNLQSLPTELQKPFHPPTFGDNKLP from the coding sequence ATGGAGGCACTGCGATCAGTTGGAGGATCCATCGCTTCCGCCGTACTGAACAACTTGGCCGGCCTGGTGATCTCCGATGTCATCCAGCAGTTCGGGCGCCACTCGGGGCTTCaggatgacctcatgaggctGCAAGCTACCCTAGCACGGACACGCTTCATCCTTGGCATCGCGGAGAAGAAGCGCACCAAAGATGACAACCTTGCCCAAATCCTCCAAGTACTCAAAGATGCTGCCTACGATGCCGAAGACTTACTGGACAAATTCAAATACCAAGTCCTGCAGCAAAAGGCTGAAAGCCAAGAAAATCAGAGAGGTACCTTCTTATTTCCTTCTCTTACACTTGCCAGAAATGTGTTCAATCGTGACGGTGATGCTGTGTCTAAAGTGAGGGAGGTTATGGGGAGGTTAGATAGCATTGCTGATGATATGGAAAAAGTCATCAGACTCCTGGATTTAGATgatgaaggaaaaaaatatcATAGATCGGCGAGACGAGAGACAAGCTCATTCTTCGCTGAACCCAAAGTGTTTGggcgagaaaaagaaaaagaaaaggtgatAAAACTGCTGTTAAATTCGCCAGATGCAACTGAATCCGGTGATGATCCTATCCGTGTTTGTTCAAAgagacaaaagaaagatagtatTTCTATTGTGCCAGTGGTCGGTATCGGAGGGATCGGAAAAACTACTCTTGCCCAACACATTTACAATGATCCGAAGCTAAATGATTAttttgatttaaagatttgggTTTGCGTGTTTGATAATTTTGATGTGAAAAGGCTAACTAAAGAGATAATAGAGTCTGTTACCCAGGAGAGACTCTCTGATCACCAAAATTTGAATTGTCTCCAAGAGATCCTTAAGGAGAAGATAATGTCAAAGAGATTCCTGCTCGTCCTTGATGACATCTGGAATGATGACCGCAACGAATGGGATCGTCTGTGTGCTCCATTAAGGTCCGGGCTGCAGGGAAGCAAGATCTTGGTAACAACTAGATCTCAAAAGGTAGCAAAGATGATGGGCACAATGGAGGCAGTCTTCTTAGAGGGTTTACCAAATGATGCCTATTGGGAATTTTTCAGTAGACTTGCATTTGGTTCTCAGAACCCCAAAGAACATCTTGAGTTGGAAGCTATTGGTAGGAAGATTGCTGACAGGCTGAAGGGATCTCCACTTGCAGCAAAGACGCTAGGAGGCCTATTGAATTTAGACTTGGATGAGAGGCACTGGAGAACCATCATGAACAGTGAAATATGGGAACTAAAACAATGTGAAGATGGCATTATGCCGGTCCTACAGTTGAGCTATCAGTACTTGCCTGGATATCTGAAGCAGTGTGTTGCATATTGTTCTATATTTCCTAAAGGTTATTTCTACAGAAAAGACGAGCTAGTCCAAGTCTGGATGGCACAAGGCTTTATTGTACCTCAAGGAAATGTGCGGATTGAAGAGGTAGGGAGTGAGTATTTCGATGATTTACTTGGCAGATCTTTCTTTCAGCATAAATGGAATGATGCATATGGGATACATGATTTGATACATGATCTGGTACAGTCTGTCTCAGTCGGCGAATATCTAAGAATAGAAGATGGCAAGTGGCAGAAAATCCCCAGCAGGCTTCGACACCTATCAATAAATACTCTGAATCTGGAGTTGAGTAACTTTGCCAATTGTAAGAATCTACGCACCCTTGTCTTCAAGAATTTGTATGATACAAACTTTTGGTCTGTGCTTGATTGCTTGTTCACAGCGTCAACAAAGATCCGTGTGTTGAAATTCAGGAATTgtcggatcaaagagttgccTGAAAGTATTGGCAATTTAAAACATCTTCGATACCTTGATATCTCTTTCACCAGAATTCGAAGGTTGCCTGAATCACTGTGTAACCTTTACAATCTTCAGGTGTTAAATATATTTGGCTGCCCAATTGAAAATTTTCCTACACGCATGGCCAACCTAGTTAAATTGAGGCAGCTTAAAATAGATGAGGAGACAAAATGCGAGTTGGCTGATATCAGGAAGTTAACGTCTCTCCAAGAGTTGTCAGTATTCGAAGTTGTAAAGCAGAGAGGGCACAAGATTGAAGAATTAAAGGACATGATACAGCTTCGTGGAAGAATTTGCATTAAAAATCTTGAGAGCATCGAAAGTGAGGAAGAGGCCAGTCAGGCTAAGCTGAATAATAAACAGTACCTTGATGAATTGGCCTTGATATGGAATATTGATAGAGGCACCAGCTTAGGGAACGCTGATGAGGTACTTGAAGGCCTCAAACCGCATTCCAATCTCCGAAGGTTGGAAATCAGAAACTATGGTGGTGTCCGATTTCCAAGTTGGCTGGAGCCACAATCGCTCAAATATTTGAAAGCTATTTGCCTAGAAAATATCCAAAGCTGCGGGCAACTTCCATCTCTTGGACAGCTGCCATCCCTCGAGATTCTGCGCATCAAAAATATGCATGCGGTGAAGCAAGTTGGTCATGAATTCTATGGCTCTCCAGAGGTCCAAGGATTCCTGTTGCTGAAAGAGCTGGAGATTTTAGACATGCTGGCATGGGAAGAATGGTTCAGCGCAGAAGGTATCCAAGTATTTCCTCGACTGCTTAAGCTTCATATCCGAAACTGTCCCAAGCTAAGGGGTTTACCCTGCCACCCTCCCTCGCTCATAGAATTGGTCCTAAACAATGTGGGAATAAATATGCTCCCAGAATCATGGGACGGAGACCATGGTTTAACTAATGAGAGCAGTCTGACACAGCACAGCAGAAGCAGCAGCAGGACCTCTTCAATTTCTCGCATGGATATCTGGCATTGTCCAAACCTGGTAAATCTGGAACAATGGCTGTTGTCACACCACCTGCCGGCTATCAGGGACTTGAGTATTATTGACTGTCAAAAGGTTGTGCGGTTGCCAATGGAAAGGTTTAAAGACTTTCTCTCCCTCATCTTCTTGGAAATCAGGGAGTGTCCCTTGCTCCCGTCCCCAGTGCAATTGATCCttccctcttctctccaatgCCTTTTATTGGATTCATGTGGTCATCTGGATGAGTCACTACCCGGCTGCCTGCACAACCTCACCTCTCTCACCATGTTGCAGTTGATCTGCTGCCCACACATAACATCTCTTCCGGAAGAAGTGCTCGGTCACATGATTGCTCTCACAAGTTTGAATATTCGGGACTGCGGAGAACTGAGGTCCCTAGGGGACTTACGAGCTCTCAGATCTCTTGATTTTTTGAGTATAGGAAGATGTCCTCGGCTCACGGTATTGGCAAATGAGGAAGAGCATGGCGAGGGTTCGGCACGTCTTCGCTTCCTGTGCATCGACGACACTGCTCTGGTCAAAGTGCTGTTCTCCACAATCACCCCAGCCTCCCTTGAATCACTCCAAGTCCGGGACTCAACTGAACTCATTTTGTTCGCTGGAGAGGAGCAATTATGGTTGCAAGGACTCAAATCTCTCAGATGGCTACGCCTTGTAAATTGCAACAATCTTCAGTCCCTGCCAACTGAGTTGCAAAAGCCTTTCCACCCTCCGACTTTTGGAGATAACAAATTGCCCTGA